The Staphylococcus sp. KG4-3 genome has a window encoding:
- a CDS encoding DUF3100 domain-containing protein produces the protein MKPQNILWKDWRLHGVVLIIMIISEVIGTHKIPLGITSILLLPVVYAVLLGLGVYFMPIISKIQAKNSEPMVFISVALLIAKFGVEAGPALPKIIAAGPALILQEAGNLATIVISLPLAILLGLRRESIGMTHSIGREPNLALITEKYGISSPEWRGVMSMYIFGTIFGAIFFSIFSGILVSILPFSPIAFAMATGVGSGVMTAAALGPLVEMYPNQASTITAFSGVSNLLTSVTGLYIGMLIALPLTRKYYSLIMHVKSKITKDKE, from the coding sequence ATGAAACCACAAAATATTCTTTGGAAAGATTGGAGATTACATGGCGTTGTATTAATTATTATGATTATTTCTGAGGTAATTGGCACACATAAAATACCTTTAGGGATAACTTCAATCCTTTTATTACCAGTTGTTTACGCAGTTTTACTCGGATTAGGAGTTTATTTCATGCCCATCATCAGTAAAATCCAAGCTAAAAATTCTGAACCAATGGTATTTATTTCCGTAGCACTACTAATAGCAAAATTTGGTGTAGAAGCAGGACCTGCTTTACCTAAAATCATTGCAGCTGGACCTGCTTTAATATTACAGGAAGCTGGCAATTTAGCTACGATTGTCATTTCATTACCATTAGCTATATTATTAGGGTTACGACGAGAGTCTATAGGGATGACACATTCAATAGGTAGAGAACCCAATTTAGCACTAATTACCGAAAAATACGGCATCTCTTCTCCAGAATGGCGAGGCGTAATGTCTATGTACATTTTTGGAACCATTTTTGGGGCAATATTTTTTAGTATTTTTTCTGGCATTTTAGTTTCCATTTTACCATTTAGTCCAATTGCTTTTGCCATGGCTACAGGAGTAGGAAGTGGTGTAATGACTGCAGCTGCTCTGGGACCTTTAGTCGAAATGTATCCTAACCAAGCTAGCACAATCACCGCATTTTCTGGCGTAAGTAATCTTCTAACGTCAGTGACAGGGCTTTATATTGGTATGTTAATTGCTCTGCCTTTAACCCGAAAATACTATAGTTTGATTATGCACGTTAAATCAAAAATCACTAAAGACAAGGAGTGA
- a CDS encoding tRNA-dihydrouridine synthase yields the protein MKENFWRELPRPFFVLAPMEDVTDVVFRHVVSEAGRPDVFFTEFTNTESFCHPEGIHSVRGRLTFTEDEQPMVAHIWGDKPEHFREMSIGMAEMGFKGIDLNMGCPVANVATKGKGSGLIQRPEIAAEIIQAAKAGGLPVSVKTRLGYSEIDEWRDWLKHVFEQDIANLSIHLRTRREMSKVDAHWELIGEIKKLRDEIAPHTLLTINGDIPDRKTGLELAEKYGIDGVMIGRGIFHNPYAFEKEPREHTSEELLGLLRLHLDLFDKYSKNESRLFKPLRRFFKIYVRGIRGASELRHQLMSTNTTDEARELLDEFEAQIEATIER from the coding sequence ATGAAAGAAAATTTTTGGCGTGAATTACCACGTCCATTTTTTGTCTTAGCACCTATGGAAGATGTTACAGATGTTGTCTTTCGTCATGTTGTAAGTGAGGCTGGAAGACCTGATGTGTTTTTTACTGAATTTACGAATACAGAAAGTTTTTGTCATCCTGAGGGGATACACAGCGTACGTGGTCGCTTAACATTTACTGAAGATGAACAGCCAATGGTTGCTCACATTTGGGGAGATAAACCTGAGCATTTCCGTGAAATGAGTATTGGTATGGCTGAGATGGGCTTTAAAGGTATCGATTTGAATATGGGGTGCCCAGTAGCAAATGTTGCAACGAAGGGTAAAGGTTCAGGCTTAATACAACGACCTGAAATTGCAGCTGAAATCATTCAAGCAGCAAAAGCAGGAGGCCTGCCAGTAAGTGTAAAAACAAGACTCGGTTATTCTGAAATAGATGAGTGGAGAGATTGGTTGAAACATGTATTTGAACAGGATATTGCCAACCTATCTATTCATCTTCGTACACGTAGAGAGATGAGTAAAGTAGATGCACATTGGGAATTGATTGGAGAAATTAAAAAACTCCGTGATGAGATTGCACCACATACATTATTAACTATTAATGGAGATATTCCAGATAGAAAAACCGGGCTTGAGCTTGCTGAAAAGTATGGAATTGACGGCGTAATGATCGGGCGTGGTATTTTCCATAACCCCTATGCATTTGAAAAAGAACCACGAGAACATACAAGTGAAGAACTTTTAGGATTATTAAGGTTACACCTTGATTTGTTCGATAAATATTCAAAAAATGAATCGCGTTTATTTAAACCTTTACGTAGATTCTTTAAAATATACGTACGTGGTATTAGAGGTGCTAGTGAATTAAGACACCAGTTAATGAGCACAAATACAACAGATGAGGCTCGCGAGTTACTTGATGAATTTGAAGCACAAATAGAAGCGACAATAGAACGATAA